TTACCTTACCGCATCAATATAAGACAGCTTCTGCCACTTAATGTGTCATTAGACTCATGATAATGGTACTGAGCATTTTCTATAGGGTTTTACCCAAATAAAAGGCTGCCAATTGGCAGCCTTTTTAATGATATTGCAAACCTGAGTTTTATTAGGAGACACCCTAATCTATTATTTACCTTGATAAACGGGCTTGCGCTTTTCAATAAATGCGGTAACACCCTCAATGAAATCATCAGTTTTAGCCAATCTTGCTTGTTGGTGCACTTCCATATCGAGTGCTTCATTCAAGCCTGAGTAAGCGTGAGTATTGAGCATGTCTTTCATGCTAGAGAGCGCCTTACCTGGCAGTGCACTCAGACGAGAGGCAAGCTTTAATACTGCGGCATCAAGCTCTTCCGCCGCTACCACTTGGTTGACCAAATTTAAGTCAGCCATGTCTTTCGCGCTGATTTTGTCGCCAAGCATCACAAGCTCAGTGGTCTTAGCCGGACCAACTAATTGATTTAATAAGTATACACCGCCAGCATCAGGTACGAGGCCGATGTGTACAAACGCTTGCACAAACTTCGCATTATCTGCGGTGATACGAAAATCGCAAGTTAGGGCCAAGTTCATACCTGCGCCTGCAACCGCGCCTTCTAGTTTGGCAATAATTGGCTTATGGATTTTACGCAGCTTTAAGCTGACTTCTCCAGCGCCTTCTACCATGCCTTTTAGTTTATTTGAGATCACTTCCTTATCGATACCCTCAGACAGCATCTCTTTGATATCGCCACCGCTTGAAAAGTTACCGCCTGCACCCTGCAAGACAATCACACGCACGTTCTCATCAGCTTCAGCTGCATCTAGCGCTTTTAAGACGTCTGCTTTTAGAGGTGTGCTAAACGCATTCAGGCTTTTTGGGTCATTTAGCGTGATGGTAGCAATATGGTTTTCGCTTTGGTACTCGATAAGAGATGCTGACATCTTGGATTTCCTTATTCTGTATGGCTATATGAAAGTTGATGGTAAATAAAAACTAATGTAACAAATGGGTCAGTGCTAATTACTAATGTTAATGACTAGTGTTGAATACTATAGCAGCTTGCCCTGATTATAAAAGCAGGTTTTGTAGGCGCTAAAGACACACTTGTACGTCTTGCAATATGTCCTAATAAAATGTGAATAGGCACAAGAAACATCGAAGATTTCATCGCCCAATAGTTCTTCAAAACACAGCCATTGAATATAAACAGTAAAAAACGTTACTATATTTCAGCAACTATAAAATAAATACAGTGCTACTGGGATGAATTTTGTGCAGCCTCTGGAGTGACAAAGTCGCACAGCAAGCAAGGAAAATTTATACCAGTAGCACGCCGTAATGGCTGTACTCTCGTTGTTTAAAATTTACTATATCAATGATGGTTTTCATTAAATAAACAGTGTGTTTATGCTAAAGTAAATTAGCGTTGCGCTAATCACTTTTCAATATAAATGATGGCAATATAAGGAAGTAACTATGCCCCATATTCAGGTAAATGATGTCAATATTTATTACGAAGACAGTGCACCAGATGATACGCAAAAGCCCGTTATGGTGTTTGCGCATGGACTGCTGTGGAGTACACGAATGTATGACAGACAGGTGGCGTATTTTCAAGATAAGTATCGCTGCATTGCTTTTGACTTTCGCGGGCAAGGGCAGTCGCAAATTACCAAGTCTGGCTATGATATGGAAACTTTGACTGAAGATACCCTTGAGCTGCTCTCAGCACTCAATATTGATAAGTGTCATTTTGTTGGGCTATCGATGGGTGGTTTTATTGGACAGCGCATCGCTATCAAGCGGCCAGAGCTTTTATTGTCACTAATGTTAATAGCAACTTCAGCCGATCCTGAAGATCCAACAAACATACCAAAGTATCGAAAGCTGATGACTGCGATTCGCTGGCTGGGCATGAGGCGTGTGAGCAAAAAGGTGCTGCCTATCATGTTTGGCAGTAGTTTTTTGGCAGATAAGGCGCGCAGACCTGAATGTAAAGAATGGTTGGCGCTGATGCAAGACAATCATAAGACTGGTGTGATAAAGGCCACACTGGGTGTCATAGAACGCTCAGGGACTTATGAGCAGCTTGGCGATATTAACACGCCGACACTGATTGTGGTCGGTGATGAAGATGCAGCGACGCCTTATGCCAAATCAGAACGTATGCATTTTGCAGTTGCAGGCTCTAAACTGGCAGTCATCAAAGGCGCTGGCCATACTGCAACGGTAGAAGAGCCCGAGCAGATCAATCGAGTAATGAGTCAGTTTTTAGAATGCTGTGTATAGCGTTTGAAAATGAGCACACGTCCAAATAAAAAGCCGCTATCAAAAATAATAGCGGCTTTTTAAATTGACATCGAAGTTAGATTCTTAACTGCTACATGCGTGAGCTATACTCACTATTACCGTCATCAATCGTTCCAAACACCTCAGCACGATTGACAATTTCAGCTGCCCAAGCGCGATGGGTGGCAGGCTCTAGCATGGTGTTATTATATTTAAACACCGCTTTGGCTTCACTATGGAGTATCGCTTGTGCTTCATCTAGCATGCTTTTTGGCACGCAATAAGCTTGTTGTACCAAGGCGATTTGGCTTGGGTGTATGACCGTTTTTCCTACCAGTCCCAAGCTCACATCGCGGGTCAGCTCTTGCATAAATAGCGTTGGCTGATCTAAGTACTCAAAGACAGGCGCGCTTAAATAAAAGCCGTGCGGTACGAAGCAGCCAAGCAGCTGATAGACCAGTGTGCCAATCGGTGAAGCGTAGATGATACTATTTTTAGGACGACGCAGGCGCAATGCGGCAAATAAATCATTGCCACCGATACGCAAGGCAAAGACTGGTTGATTAAAGGCTTCTTTAAAACCGATCGCCAGCTCTTGGTTATGATGCGGGTCAAATAAAGCCGCGGTCTCTAAGGTTGGCATCAATAGCTGGTCTGTGCTTAAGTTCTGACAGGCCATTCGCCAATTGGATAAACTATACATATCGACTTTAGGCAATACAAAACCATCAATCAGATCGATATGAGAAAACCCTGCTAGGTGTTCTAGCATCGCTGGATTACGTGGCCGTACAAAGACTAAGGGCCGTGTTGGTTGCTGATTTTTCTGACCTGTTTGCTGCTCTGAATGAAGACCAGCTTGCTTTGAAGGGTCATTGATACTGTCAACATGCTCAGCCCACGTATGAAGTAAAGCTTGCAAACGTTCAAGTGCCAACTCAACATGGCTATGGCTAACAGCATCTTCTAAACAAATAATAATGCTGTTAATGGTCGATAGCTTGTCACGCTTGATGACTTGCCAGATATCTTGGCGAGTAGCAGGCATATAGAGACTGGCGCCTAACTGATAAGGGTGATGAGCACGTGGCTTAAGCATCGCATGACGTTCAGTAATCAGATGCTCGTAAGACTGAGTATGACTATAGATATTGGATTCGTTGTTTGGCATGTCGGACATAATTGGCATCGTAAATAGTAATAAATAAGGGGTTATCTGGTTATCGGCGGTTATAAAAGGCAGGACATATCAATGAGTCGATGGCAATGGCTTAACTGTCTTTGCTACGCTGCTTGATAAGGGTGATGGCTTGATAGGGCAGTATTTTATCATCTAATACACTGATATTGATGTTTCTTTCGTCGCATAAATGTCGCAATAATACCGTATCAGGATGATCAGCGGTAGCGAGTAAAATGCGCTCTGGATCGCGGCGTAATATGGCGCGTGTTGCCTCTGCAATTGTCGGCTTAATACGATTGCGATTACTGATTTGATAGGTAATTGCCAACTCATCAATTAAATCAGCAGTCTGATAGCGTGGCTGCGTAAATGTTGGCAAACGTTTTAAAGGTATCGTCAATGCACGCCGTGCTGTATCAATATGATCGATAAACGCTAAGCTATGATCTGCTTCTACTAAATTATCATAAAAGACACTGCGATGCAGACCCGATTGCGGCTCAGTATATAGACTACGAGAAATCAGTCCAGATACCGTGCTATTTAATAAACCTGATGGAATCAACCAGTCTTCCTCACTAGCAGCCAACCAAGCGACGCCCGCTGGATCAGCGAGTGTAAGTAGCGGGATGGCGTCTTTTCCTTGATGGAATATATTGGCAAAATTGGGATGGCTAGGGTCACTAAAGACTTCTAAGCTACGAGCAAGCTCTTGATAAATGGCGCCTTTCCCTGTCCAGCCATCAACGAATACGATGGGGCTGTCTGGATAAGCGTCCAATATCATTTGCAAGGCTATGGGATCAAGCCCACGATCACGGATGATGCTAATACCGTAATGCACACTGGGCAGAGAGTAGTCGCTATCGGCATCGGCATCTGACCTTTCATTATCTGACCCTTTCCTATCTGATAAGGCACGCTGTAATAACACGCCAATGGGCAAACCTGCTCGTACTAAGCTGACCAATACTAATGGGCGCTCAGTACTGACCGTTTGCTCGAAAGTATGGTGTAGCGTATGCGCTAAATTAGCGATATCAGTCGCGGTTCTATTTGTGCCTTGCTCTAATGCCTGCGCGTATAATTGCTCATGCATAGCTGACGGCGCTTGCTCTAAAGTCAGCATATCTGAATAATGACGCTGCCCACTTTGGATAAGCGCTTCTTTTTGGCTGACTGGCACGTCTGCAACCGCGTCTTTATCGACAATATCGAGTAGCACTGTTACATCGCTGGCAAGGTAACTGCCTGAGCCGTATTTATCGAGTTTTTGAATATTGGGAGTGGTCATAGAAGGTTTTTTACTCATATAAGCTGCTGTCGTTATTATAATTATTAATATTTGAGAATTATTAAGAGCTGAGAATTACTAAGAACTAAGATTGTCGTGCAGTTGACCATGATTGGGCATACCGTACCAGTCTAGCAGTTGCAGAAACGGCAAATCTGCCAGACTGTCACCAAAGCCAAAACTCGGACGTTGACTATCTAAATGATGGTCTAATAGAAACTGTACCGCATGGTGCTTATGTACTGCATGTGGCAGTATCGCGAGATTGTTGGCGTTAACATGGACATAAAAATCCTGATCAAAATCACGTATTAATGTAGGTAGCTTTTTGGCTAATTCTGCCAATGCTTGATGGTCTTTTTGCGCATGTTTAATAGCCAGATAAATGGTCAATTCTTCATTAACAGAACCATTATTAAAACTATCAATATGCGGTGTAAATACTAATTGACTGTCATCTTTTCTACTGTAATCCGCGAATAATAGGCTTAGCTGGTTAAGTTTGTCTTGCAAGGGGCTAAGCTGCTCATACATATGCTGTTGCCATGCGCTTAATAGTTCGCCATCAGCTGTTAAAATAATCGCCCCATGAGTCAAAACTTGCCAACTGTCAAAAGGTAGCTTTACACGTTTGATTTCACTACGGTCGCGCGCGGTGACCACTATCAATTCGGTACTAGCAAGCAACCAATTAAAGAACGCAGCTTGCCGTTGGCTCATAAAGCTTAATGGTTCGGCTTGTTTGTTTACCGTGGCGCAGACTAAGCTTTCAGATTCAGCGGTAGGTAAATCCCAAGCGTCGATCTTACGCTGCGTCTGAAATAGGGTATCGTCTAAATCCATTAAGGCGTAAGGTTTGATAATGTTGGGGCTAGTCTTAAAGAAAGGGGTGGTCATAAAAGTGTCCGTACATAATGGATTTGAAAATCAGATAGTGGCTTAGTGGCTAAGTTAAATCGATGGACTCACCACCAACACATTATCCAAACCTTGCCACATCTCATCTACGCTATCAGAAGCCGTTTCTACACATAGCACAATCAAATCCCAATCGCTAGGTTCAACGTTATAAGCAAAATTGGTCATACCTAGACCATAATTGTCGCTAAAGCTTAGCATGTTGGTAATCGCACCACCAAGGGCAATCGGTGAGCGTGTCAAAGCACTAAAGTTCACTGTAGCCACTGGTTTAGAGTGTTGAGTTTTCGCCTCAAGCCATTCCGTCAATAAAAATGGCAACCACACAAACTCATTACTACCCAATACTAAAATACGCTCAGGCAGTTGTTCTTTATCAAACGGTGCTTGCCCACTAAAACGGGTAAATGCGGATTGAAACTTCGCTAAATAATTATTAAATCCATCTGTGCTATCCAGCGTTGGGAAGCGCCCCCAGTTACCAGTATCACCTAGAGCCTGACTGCCAGCCTCAGTCGTATCAACCGACGGCATGGTAATCGGCTCAGGATTGGGTGCATCCGTCCATTGCCACGCGCCAGATAACAGATGATGACGATAAAAGTCAATATTAGGTAGGCGTGTAGATATTGTATCCTCCATATCGGCTGCATCCTGATTCTGATTTAGCGACCAATCAACCAAGGTGGTTAGGTGTACCTGCCCTAATTGCGAAAGCCCAGCACTACGTAGTGCAGTCACGACATTGACGCAAGTATTGCCTGTTGAGGCTTCGTCATCCACCATAATTAATGTCTTGCTAGCAAGTAATTGCTCTTGCGTAGCTTTGTTAGAACTTTGATAAATTAAATGTTGGCTGGCGTGACTGTGGTCTTCGCTAAAAGTCGTTAATAACGTTTCACTATTATCATCATTGTGTTGCGCATGACGCGTGGAGTTTAATAATAAAGCATTAGGATAGCGTGTTTGTAGCGCTTGATGCACACCAGCAGATAA
The sequence above is a segment of the Psychrobacter fulvigenes genome. Coding sequences within it:
- a CDS encoding alpha/beta fold hydrolase — its product is MPHIQVNDVNIYYEDSAPDDTQKPVMVFAHGLLWSTRMYDRQVAYFQDKYRCIAFDFRGQGQSQITKSGYDMETLTEDTLELLSALNIDKCHFVGLSMGGFIGQRIAIKRPELLLSLMLIATSADPEDPTNIPKYRKLMTAIRWLGMRRVSKKVLPIMFGSSFLADKARRPECKEWLALMQDNHKTGVIKATLGVIERSGTYEQLGDINTPTLIVVGDEDAATPYAKSERMHFAVAGSKLAVIKGAGHTATVEEPEQINRVMSQFLECCV
- a CDS encoding phosphoribosyltransferase domain-containing protein — its product is MTDITNKLPSNKVYETSITLPRGTLDLTYQTNSTLDNDTTYQLEDLLGFAQRINPKRAFLFVSKVLGRHIPVTASSMRKAFTDLANLVPSDLPEPILVIGMAETAVGLSAGVHQALQTRYPNALLLNSTRHAQHNDDNSETLLTTFSEDHSHASQHLIYQSSNKATQEQLLASKTLIMVDDEASTGNTCVNVVTALRSAGLSQLGQVHLTTLVDWSLNQNQDAADMEDTISTRLPNIDFYRHHLLSGAWQWTDAPNPEPITMPSVDTTEAGSQALGDTGNWGRFPTLDSTDGFNNYLAKFQSAFTRFSGQAPFDKEQLPERILVLGSNEFVWLPFLLTEWLEAKTQHSKPVATVNFSALTRSPIALGGAITNMLSFSDNYGLGMTNFAYNVEPSDWDLIVLCVETASDSVDEMWQGLDNVLVVSPSI
- a CDS encoding HAD hydrolase family protein; translated protein: MTTPFFKTSPNIIKPYALMDLDDTLFQTQRKIDAWDLPTAESESLVCATVNKQAEPLSFMSQRQAAFFNWLLASTELIVVTARDRSEIKRVKLPFDSWQVLTHGAIILTADGELLSAWQQHMYEQLSPLQDKLNQLSLLFADYSRKDDSQLVFTPHIDSFNNGSVNEELTIYLAIKHAQKDHQALAELAKKLPTLIRDFDQDFYVHVNANNLAILPHAVHKHHAVQFLLDHHLDSQRPSFGFGDSLADLPFLQLLDWYGMPNHGQLHDNLSS
- a CDS encoding enoyl-CoA hydratase/isomerase family protein; this encodes MSASLIEYQSENHIATITLNDPKSLNAFSTPLKADVLKALDAAEADENVRVIVLQGAGGNFSSGGDIKEMLSEGIDKEVISNKLKGMVEGAGEVSLKLRKIHKPIIAKLEGAVAGAGMNLALTCDFRITADNAKFVQAFVHIGLVPDAGGVYLLNQLVGPAKTTELVMLGDKISAKDMADLNLVNQVVAAEELDAAVLKLASRLSALPGKALSSMKDMLNTHAYSGLNEALDMEVHQQARLAKTDDFIEGVTAFIEKRKPVYQGK
- a CDS encoding cysteine protease StiP domain-containing protein; the protein is MTTPNIQKLDKYGSGSYLASDVTVLLDIVDKDAVADVPVSQKEALIQSGQRHYSDMLTLEQAPSAMHEQLYAQALEQGTNRTATDIANLAHTLHHTFEQTVSTERPLVLVSLVRAGLPIGVLLQRALSDRKGSDNERSDADADSDYSLPSVHYGISIIRDRGLDPIALQMILDAYPDSPIVFVDGWTGKGAIYQELARSLEVFSDPSHPNFANIFHQGKDAIPLLTLADPAGVAWLAASEEDWLIPSGLLNSTVSGLISRSLYTEPQSGLHRSVFYDNLVEADHSLAFIDHIDTARRALTIPLKRLPTFTQPRYQTADLIDELAITYQISNRNRIKPTIAEATRAILRRDPERILLATADHPDTVLLRHLCDERNINISVLDDKILPYQAITLIKQRSKDS
- a CDS encoding HpcH/HpaI aldolase/citrate lyase family protein, with the protein product MSDMPNNESNIYSHTQSYEHLITERHAMLKPRAHHPYQLGASLYMPATRQDIWQVIKRDKLSTINSIIICLEDAVSHSHVELALERLQALLHTWAEHVDSINDPSKQAGLHSEQQTGQKNQQPTRPLVFVRPRNPAMLEHLAGFSHIDLIDGFVLPKVDMYSLSNWRMACQNLSTDQLLMPTLETAALFDPHHNQELAIGFKEAFNQPVFALRIGGNDLFAALRLRRPKNSIIYASPIGTLVYQLLGCFVPHGFYLSAPVFEYLDQPTLFMQELTRDVSLGLVGKTVIHPSQIALVQQAYCVPKSMLDEAQAILHSEAKAVFKYNNTMLEPATHRAWAAEIVNRAEVFGTIDDGNSEYSSRM